The Erigeron canadensis isolate Cc75 chromosome 1, C_canadensis_v1, whole genome shotgun sequence genome segment CGAATCCTATCACCAAGCTCGACTGCCCTTTTCCGTATCTCATCCCCTTCCTTTGATGCCATCAATCGCCTAACCACGTCTTCTATCACCCCCGAATTCACCATCTCCTTTCTTTGAGTCCAATCCCTTACATACATCCCAACATTTAAAACCTTAGTTATCAACATAGCGTTGCGTGGCTGATCAGAATGCATCGGCCACGCAAGAATAGGAACACCCATGGTCATACCCTCCATACTCGAATTCCACCCACAATGACTCATAAATCCTCCCGTGGACGGGTGTCCCAATATTTCCAACTGGGGCGCCCAGTCTACTACCACCAACCCATTCTCTCCCACCCTCTCTTCAAACCCTTTTGGCAATTCAATCTTTCTAACTTCACCTTCAAATATATCGCCTTTATCCGCATCTCTCAACACCCAAATGAATTTGTGCTCGCTTTTCTCTAAACCCAGAGCAAGCTCTTGTATTTGCTCATTGCTAATCGAAGTTGTAGTACCAAATGAAACATATAGGACCGAATTAGGCTCTTGTTTGTCAAGCCATTCAAACAATTTATGTCTTTTATGACTAGAATCACATTTTATCTCAACCGGGTTGAACGGGCCTAGAGGCCAAAGTGTTttatcattttgataattttctttttccacTAGATCAATGAATTTGCCTTCAATAACCCTACTTGCATCATAAATTGTACCTATAAAGTGTTTGTAAACCCCGTCAGgataaaaatataactaaaaacaaataCGAGTATCAAATAGACCTCAAAAgtacataatttatatataaaaataaaaatagatatatataccaGATGAAAACGTCTTGTAAGATACATCTAAGGAAGCAATAAATTGCCAATCATCCATAGTATAACAATCATCATTAGAAGGAACTTCTTTTAATAACAATTCAAGTTCTTCGTCAAGTTTAAGCTTGCCAGCTGATGCGTCATTCATGTACCAAAAGGAAGCAAAAGCCGAGCAACAATAAAACATATAAGTTTCAACATTATTATCCGCGGCCAACAACTTGACATCTTGAACTACAGAACCCATGAGGGAATCATGGATCACAACCACCCTTTTCGCACCATGCGAAAGGGTTGAGAGTAAGTCATTAAAAGGTTGTCGTAAATGCATTGAAGAATGGAAAGCTGGGATTAGTTGTGAAGGGAATTTGATAGTGGCATTTGGGTCGGGTTGTGGGGATTGAAAGGGTGGCGTTTGGTAGTGATGGAAATGGATGTTGGGAATATTGGAAAACAACGGCGTTCGAGTGGTGGCTTGACGACcgtgggtggtggtggtgatgacgtGGATAGGGAGGTTATAGGTGGTGGTAATAAGACTGCTTAGGTGGAGAAGCTGGTTGAGATGGCCTTGTGCCGGAAAAGGGACCATTATTATTACTATGTTGTTATTATTGTTGGTTTGTTGTGATTCCATGTAAAAGAGTATGTGTTCGATATGGTGAGAGAGATGTCACAAGATATTTAGTTGTTTCTTGTAGTAATGTAGTTTGTACGTAGATGGTAGTGAGATTAATTGGGCTTGAAAACTGTGGTtcataaatttcatatatatacagatttGGAAATTCGTACGTTTCGTTTCTTACGTCCCTGGTAAATTTTTGCGTCTAATGAATGTCATTGCGCTTTTAACATTTTACACATTAATTAAAGATTTTGATGATCAGAACTCTTATATTCAAAATAGACGGATGCTCGTGCGATGCGGCGGTTATGGTGGTAGCAATGAAGGTGTGGTAACGACGGCAGTGGTGGCGGCGTTGTGCaacggtgacggtggtggttaCATGGTGGtggatgtaaattaattgatacaAGAGACGTTAATATCTTTGTTTAAGGGTTGGAGGAAATTAGTCTTAATTTAATATTCTTTGGCAAGCTCTTTTCCCTTTAACCAAGTTTAAAGTCTTTGtcgtaaaatataatataaataaatatctaaatttatagtaaattaattaataattttattattggaGTTGAAATTTGATGCATTCTTGCTTCTAATCAAAGTTCTAGatgtaatttattatttagTAATAAAACTTTGAATATTCTTTCACCACAAGTCATTCAAACCCATTCATGAATATATTCCATCCATGAACCAAATATGAATTGCTCCTCTGAAaaggtaaaaaacaaaaagtcaaaaattatactgtattatatattagttacaCAAATATACGGGAGAGTATATGACAttgaataaaagtttaaaaatatgcATTGAATATAAGATTAACAATATGCAACCCAAAAAGTCATATAAACTCAAATGTATAAATATACTTCAAAAGTCGTTAAGAAAAATGAGTTTATATGAGTACTATTTAATTAGCTAGCAGAAACATTGACTTGGcagattaaatatatattttgggcTCTGGTGATTCTATGGTGTACATAAGGATCGGAGTTATATATCCTAAATTCTATTTCTATGGATTATATAGATCgatattatttttatagttgTATTTATTcagaaattaataaataatgaagtgggtattaaattaaatctttagtatatttgtgtttatattaaaaaacatgtttatgtgtatttttctttttgtgtggGCAGATTTTTGAGTAATAGTTGTATTTATTAGACCCAAATTTACCATTCAGAAAGGTTTTAAGGGTTGGTTTTAAGCTATAACAAATTAAATGTAGGTGAAAAATAAACCAACAAGACAAataaaataaccaaaataaataaaataccaattgaatgtttgaaaaaaataaaataatcaatatatatgtttatttagacattttttctttttcgtgTAATGGTCATGGTTAATtcaaatagataaataaaccGGTTGACAAACGACAATAAGTGGAACTTGATTTTTTACGAGCGCGACGTAAGccaaacttttcattttttttatagttcttcttttaataataaactttaatTTTAGACTAGGTAATATCGAGGTATCGCGGTCACAAATATACCCCGACGTTGTCCATTCAATCAGGTGGATATATCCTTTTCGTTATCAAACAAATCGTCATAAAATATATACGAATTTAATGGTTGCAATTTTCgtattatcatattttattagttatataaaacaaaatgcttcattagataaatataattaaagttaaagGCTCATTTTACACCATCATTGACCACTATTCAAAGACAATCATAGATTGGTAGCTAAGTAGAATTAGCCGTCGTCACCCTTTTAAAGTTATAAGGGTCCTCTTCAATTACggaaaatttgattattttaatgttaaaatacTCGGAGGAAGTATCCACCTTCACGCATGGAAACTATTCTAGTTCTAGTCTATAATAAAAGAGACGTGTGTCATTTGAAAAACAAATCACTTGTCCATTAATAGAAAAcaatcaatcatgttttagctACATTTGATaaaaggaaatgattaattctctTAATATAATAGCTTAAAGATCTTCTTAAATCaagggtgagattaggaaagagaattaacgGTACtcatatgtcatcatttaaagttattaagaggatttttaaactaattttttaagAAGATAAATCATTCTCCTTTGATAAATCATATATTGTCACCCAATACTAATTGACCTTTGGCCTGTTTTACAACCATTGTCTAGCTAATATTTGAAGAGTTCATTGAGAAACATAAATTGATTACATAGAGATAAAACCCAACTATTATCTGTGCTGGAAATTGAGAAATTTGATAGCAAACACGAATGCAAAGAAAAATAGAATGATCCAACCAACATGTGCTAATGCCACCACCGGAAGGAAGTCATACTCGAACCCAAAACTCTCTTTAATGAACCCTTTTACAGTCATGTTACCAGCTCCTGGTACCTCGAACATGTAATCGACCTGACCCAGTTCACCAGCTATGAGACCGTAGATCGTCCAGCTGAAAGGGTGTGCCCAGTAATACCACCTGCACCATATTGGTATTTGCTGCAATATAATGCCCATACTAAGTTTATTAGTAGTTTCCATTGTTATTACCAAATTATCATACTTATGGAATGGATTTGCACAAAAATGCAATGTGCAGACACATTTTTAACGAGATGGACTTGAAGAAATATGCAAGTTTTGGTCAAGTTAGTCCCGGGTCATAAACATTTAAAATCTTGGAAAAACAATACATTTTTCTGAAGTAAGCACGAAACATATAACGACTCTTATATAATTCCTCTCTTATTATGTTGACATCTTCTAAACATTATAAGTAGAACTCAATATAAACCAAAACTTTGGTTAGCTCAGCGTCAATGTGGTCAAATCTTAATAGCTGTGGGGGTTGAGGAAGTTACATTAACTAGTATATGTTGCAAGTCTTGAAGAAAGAAAGGTGTAACGAATGACATACCGGTCTTGGGATGATGAACCCGGAAAACAAGTTCCAAAGGCAGGTGAAGAAGTATATCAAAACAGAGGAAATTTGGGGTGTAGGTGTTAGTGACATGGTCATCATGCCAAATAATGTGAAGTAGATGAAACTCATAAACAAGAAATAGTAGAACCACAAAAACTTGGCAGCAGTCCACTCGAACCCCAGCATTGGGTACAAAAACAAGGCGTAAATACTAGTCTGGATTACGATATATATAGATTCTATGGACACCTGCAGAATGTTGACATTCAGGTTATTATTAATTCATCAGTTATTTGTAGACTTTGTAATTCATTCCTTACCTGGGCAATTGCATAAGGAAATGATGAATACATCCCTGCAGCTCTTTCACGATAGAAAGCTGTTCGCTCCACAGCAACTATAGGTTGGACAGAGTTTGTGTTGATCGCTCCAAGAAAAATAACAATAGCATACAAAGTTCCCAACACGTCTAGAAGATCTTGTAGGTTTTGTCTGCATACCAAAACTGACAGTTAAGTAGCAGATTCTTGTCATGTTAAGATTACCGTTATGCATCAATACTCTTCTCAAATATGGAGAGAAAGGAAAAGAACCAAGTTGAAgttatgagaaaataaataGGAACACGATGATGGCCGTACATCTTTTCAccctttttgaagaaaatagcACCAAATAGAGCAGCAATGACGATGGTAGTAATAAAGCGAATGACGTTATACTGAGGATTTCTCCAATACGACCAATGTTGTTTCCACAAACAAGCTTTGCACTGTATGATGAAAGGTTGAGTGTATTTGGTTCGAAAATGTAGATCATTGGAACCACTTGGAGGGACACTAAGCTCTTTGATTAGTTCTTGATTATCTCTGGAAATGTCACAGAAAGTCAATGAAAACATATTAATAAATACATAGAAAACAGTTACACTAGATAGAGAGGTTTAGATATTACTGATAAAGCTTGGAGTTGGCATAAATCTGAGCATAGTTAACATTAAGCTGAACTTCAGCCAAAGCAGAAGTCACTTCCAGCACCCAAGTAGCAGGATTATAACCATTCTTGATCTTTGGCACTCCTGAAATTGACTATAAATAGGATTTTTAGAGGAAATTTTACTCCAATATTAATATGATCTGGCTTTGCAGACTCACATGGAAATACTCCACAAGCTTGTGAGATTGGTGGCCTAAAGGTCCAGCATAGATAATTTGACCTCCGATCTTCATCAAAAGTAACTGCAAAGTTTATGATCATAGTCATATTAATATCAGCAATATAGCCATCGATCTTTACAGAAATGGATGTAAAACGATAACTTATGAACGGGATGACGTGGGTTTTGCTTCTAAGAGATCAAAGCAGTTAAAATACAGAGCTTATCTATAAGGAAAGAAGTGGAATGCGATGGTTGCCCAAAGTATAAGAATGTCCTAGATCAATTCTGAAAAACACCATTTTAATTATCATCGACTTTAACCTTTTTCATTTCCAGCATATTTTCAACATCAAGcgattataaaaaatttattcttttaatgaAAGGCATTTTGACGTCCAACCAACCAATCaggttacaaaaaaaaaaaaagaaaaactaggtctgacccattacccaacctgccAGATGTGCTTATATTGTCACCTCTATCTTTTCAGAGCTTATGATACAAACCTCATCAAAGGATTCAAATATGTCTATGCTTGGTTGATGAATTGTGCATACAACAGTCCTCCCAGTGTCAACTGTGTTTCTTACAGTACGCATGACTATGGCTGCGGCTCTAGCATCCAGACCAGATGTCGGTTCATCCATGAAGATGATGGATGGATTTGCCACCAACTCTACAGCTATTGTCAATCTCTTCCGTTGTTCTATTGTAAGACCATTTACTCCAGGCAGCCCAACGATTGCATCTCGTAAAGGATGAAGCTCAACTAGTTCCATtaattcatcaacaaataccTACAGTTCATAGTAATCAAGCAATCACCAATACAATAACCGCACAAATCTATATGCAAAAAAGGCATTAGTTAACAAGAAAAT includes the following:
- the LOC122585834 gene encoding zeatin O-glucosyltransferase-like, translated to MESQQTNNNNNIVIIMVPFPAQGHLNQLLHLSSLITTTYNLPIHVITTTTHGRQATTRTPLFSNIPNIHFHHYQTPPFQSPQPDPNATIKFPSQLIPAFHSSMHLRQPFNDLLSTLSHGAKRVVVIHDSLMGSVVQDVKLLAADNNVETYMFYCCSAFASFWYMNDASAGKLKLDEELELLLKEVPSNDDCYTMDDWQFIASLDVSYKTFSSGTIYDASRVIEGKFIDLVEKENYQNDKTLWPLGPFNPVEIKCDSSHKRHKLFEWLDKQEPNSVLYVSFGTTTSISNEQIQELALGLEKSEHKFIWVLRDADKGDIFEGEVRKIELPKGFEERVGENGLVVVDWAPQLEILGHPSTGGFMSHCGWNSSMEGMTMGVPILAWPMHSDQPRNAMLITKVLNVGMYVRDWTQRKEMVNSGVIEDVVRRLMASKEGDEIRKRAVELGDRIRQSMEIGGVTRLELDSFVAHVTR